One Antiquaquibacter oligotrophicus genomic region harbors:
- a CDS encoding D-alanine--D-alanine ligase family protein, translating into MTRVAVIGGGENPEHDVSLASAASVCSALRSHDRFEVVALTIQRDGRWTDARGARITLAEAVDELQRCGVVFPVVHGPRGEDGTLAALLDLAHVPYVGSGLRAGALAMDKVTTKLIAESVGVRTARAARGTFPAVVKPSAAGSSFGVARVDDESELTAALEVARGFDDRVLVEEYIVGREIDVAVVTRADGSRMVSAPLEIVVSGAVFDSETKYDGTADFRVPAALTPAQQSDLERQALAVYDALGCSGVARVDFFLTHNGFVLNEVNTVPGLTARSQVPRMFEATGIPYAELVADLVDAALGRVLA; encoded by the coding sequence GTGACCCGCGTCGCCGTCATCGGTGGTGGCGAGAACCCCGAGCACGACGTGTCGCTGGCGAGCGCAGCATCCGTGTGCTCAGCCCTTCGCAGCCACGACCGCTTCGAGGTCGTGGCGCTCACCATCCAACGCGACGGCCGGTGGACGGATGCCCGTGGCGCCAGGATCACGCTGGCGGAGGCGGTCGACGAGCTCCAGCGCTGTGGCGTCGTGTTCCCCGTCGTCCATGGACCGCGCGGCGAGGACGGAACTCTCGCCGCCCTCCTCGATCTCGCTCATGTGCCCTACGTGGGTTCCGGCCTGCGCGCTGGCGCCCTGGCCATGGACAAGGTCACGACAAAACTGATTGCCGAGTCCGTCGGGGTGCGCACGGCCCGCGCCGCTCGTGGCACCTTCCCCGCCGTCGTCAAACCGAGCGCTGCCGGGTCGAGTTTCGGGGTCGCTCGGGTCGACGACGAGTCGGAGCTGACCGCCGCACTCGAGGTCGCGAGAGGGTTCGACGATCGTGTTCTCGTCGAGGAGTACATCGTGGGTCGCGAGATCGACGTCGCGGTGGTGACGCGCGCGGACGGGAGCCGGATGGTTTCCGCGCCGCTGGAGATCGTGGTCAGCGGTGCGGTGTTCGACTCCGAGACCAAGTACGACGGGACCGCCGACTTCCGCGTGCCCGCCGCGCTCACACCCGCCCAGCAGAGCGACCTCGAACGGCAGGCGCTCGCGGTCTACGACGCACTCGGGTGTTCCGGGGTCGCGCGTGTCGACTTCTTCCTCACCCACAATGGGTTCGTGCTGAACGAGGTGAACACGGTGCCGGGGCTGACGGCGCGATCGCAGGTGCCCCGCATGTTCGAGGCGACGGGCATCCCGTATGCCGAGCTTGTGGCGGACCTCGTCGACGCGGCGCTCGGAAGGGTGCTCGCATGA
- a CDS encoding Gfo/Idh/MocA family protein, with product MLRIGVLGAARITRDALIRPAATIDGVEVAAIAARDSQRASDAAARHGIPVVHASYEALLADESIDAVYIPLPNGLHGRWTIAAIEAGKHVLCEKPFTANADEARTVEAASAASGLVVMEAHHASHHPQTKRAAEIVASGMLGELLSAEASFMVPMPPSKDIRWNVDLAGGSLMDLGCYPIRWLRDVLGVAPEVLSAAASDHDGIDASMDARLHYNGVPARVRAAMWGSPPLLIAANVTGSAATMTVRMPFTPQLGGKIGVTGRGVRLRERASRRSSYSYQLEAFRDAIEAGGPVFTSVAAAVETMQTIDDVYRAAGMSPRRATTP from the coding sequence ATGCTGAGGATCGGAGTGCTCGGGGCCGCCCGGATCACGCGGGACGCCCTCATCCGGCCGGCGGCCACCATCGACGGTGTCGAGGTCGCCGCGATCGCGGCACGCGACTCGCAGCGCGCGTCCGATGCTGCAGCGCGGCACGGCATCCCCGTTGTCCACGCGTCGTATGAGGCACTGCTTGCCGACGAGAGCATCGATGCCGTCTACATTCCGCTACCGAACGGGCTCCACGGGCGTTGGACGATTGCCGCCATCGAGGCGGGCAAACACGTGCTGTGCGAGAAGCCCTTCACGGCGAATGCGGACGAGGCTCGCACGGTCGAGGCGGCGTCCGCCGCATCCGGTCTCGTCGTCATGGAAGCCCATCACGCTTCGCATCACCCGCAAACCAAACGCGCCGCCGAGATCGTCGCGAGCGGGATGCTCGGCGAACTCCTCTCCGCCGAGGCGTCGTTTATGGTGCCGATGCCCCCGAGCAAGGACATCCGCTGGAACGTCGACCTCGCGGGTGGATCCCTCATGGACCTCGGGTGCTACCCGATCCGATGGCTTCGCGACGTGCTCGGGGTCGCACCCGAGGTGCTCTCGGCGGCGGCATCCGACCACGACGGAATCGACGCGTCGATGGATGCCCGGCTCCACTACAACGGAGTGCCCGCCCGCGTGCGCGCCGCCATGTGGGGCTCTCCGCCGCTGCTCATCGCCGCGAATGTGACGGGGTCCGCCGCGACGATGACCGTGCGGATGCCCTTCACCCCGCAACTCGGCGGCAAGATCGGCGTCACCGGTCGCGGGGTGCGACTGCGGGAGCGGGCGTCTCGGCGGTCGAGCTATTCGTACCAGTTGGAGGCGTTCCGGGACGCGATCGAGGCGGGCGGGCCGGTATTCACGTCGGTCGCCGCAGCGGTCGAGACAATGCAGACGATCGACGACGTGTACCGTGCCGCGGGGATGTCTCCTAGGCGGGCGACGACTCCTTGA
- a CDS encoding class I adenylate-forming enzyme family protein translates to MSAPNPFLYLQRHADENPHGVFIHTPTQTITNADAVVNVKKIAYELRRLGVAPGDIVALDLPDQLSIMFTEAVYHEGGISTVIPDGATVDPRVGVRWLFTNRGTAAPNDATAVLVDAPFLQRIEQNPYGIRASEHTIDTLRIVFSSGTTGTPKAIALGRRMEMLMDAALPQWFQGSPYLSLMDTGTVAGIGEFFLSMKAGQPFLSAGGANPETLIRMIDKHQVRTLKGSPAQVVAIIDELERQGRTLPSVQSAMVAGTVMPPQAAERARRVFEGCLVLTSYGSTEAGGATIRPYESDDPFDVGHVQPGSTIEIVDEAGELVAPGEVGVIRHRSPGMAEGYLGNPEATAEVFRDGWFYPGDRGFFREDGGLTLAGRDSEVLNAGGVKFDPNLLDHAALDHPGVTDAASFTYTSGSGLAQVGLALVASDDVDPKAVVADLRATFGAAAPALVARVDSIPRSRTGKPLRRELAERFGQ, encoded by the coding sequence ATGTCCGCACCGAACCCGTTCCTCTACCTGCAGAGGCACGCCGACGAGAATCCTCACGGCGTCTTCATTCACACTCCCACTCAGACGATCACGAACGCGGACGCGGTCGTCAACGTGAAGAAGATCGCCTACGAGCTCCGCCGTCTGGGCGTGGCTCCCGGCGACATCGTCGCCCTCGACCTTCCCGACCAGCTGAGCATCATGTTCACCGAGGCCGTTTACCACGAGGGCGGCATCAGCACGGTGATCCCGGATGGCGCGACGGTCGACCCGCGCGTCGGGGTGCGGTGGCTGTTCACCAATCGAGGAACGGCCGCGCCGAACGACGCCACCGCGGTGCTCGTCGATGCCCCGTTCCTCCAGCGAATCGAGCAGAACCCGTACGGGATACGTGCGAGCGAGCATACGATCGACACTCTCCGCATCGTGTTCTCGAGCGGCACGACCGGTACACCGAAGGCGATCGCTCTGGGTCGGCGTATGGAGATGCTGATGGATGCCGCGCTCCCCCAGTGGTTCCAGGGCAGCCCGTACCTCTCACTCATGGACACCGGCACCGTCGCGGGTATCGGTGAGTTCTTCCTGAGCATGAAGGCAGGCCAGCCGTTCCTCAGTGCGGGCGGTGCGAACCCGGAAACCCTCATTCGCATGATCGACAAACATCAGGTGCGAACCCTCAAGGGCTCTCCAGCACAGGTGGTCGCGATCATCGACGAACTGGAGCGCCAAGGCCGCACCCTCCCGAGTGTGCAATCCGCTATGGTCGCCGGAACGGTCATGCCTCCGCAGGCCGCTGAACGTGCGCGACGCGTCTTCGAGGGATGCCTCGTGCTTACGAGCTACGGATCCACAGAAGCCGGCGGCGCGACGATCAGGCCCTACGAGTCCGACGACCCCTTCGATGTCGGCCACGTACAGCCGGGGTCGACGATCGAAATCGTCGACGAGGCCGGAGAGCTTGTGGCACCGGGCGAGGTCGGGGTCATCCGGCACCGCAGCCCGGGGATGGCCGAAGGCTACCTCGGCAACCCCGAGGCCACGGCCGAGGTGTTTCGCGATGGCTGGTTCTATCCGGGCGACCGCGGCTTCTTCCGCGAGGATGGCGGGTTAACGCTCGCGGGTCGCGACTCCGAGGTCCTGAACGCCGGCGGCGTCAAGTTCGATCCAAATCTGCTCGATCACGCCGCACTCGACCACCCGGGTGTCACGGATGCCGCAAGCTTCACCTACACCTCAGGGTCGGGCCTCGCGCAGGTGGGTCTCGCACTCGTCGCGTCGGACGACGTCGACCCGAAGGCCGTCGTCGCCGACCTCAGGGCCACTTTCGGCGCTGCCGCCCCCGCGCTCGTTGCACGCGTCGACTCCATCCCGCGCAGCCGGACGGGCAAACCGTTGCGCCGCGAGCTCGCCGAGCGTTTCGGGCAGTAG
- the alr gene encoding alanine racemase, which yields MIALTASSSMLTEPRLTVDLDAVGHNTRTLASKTTLMAVVKADGFGHGAAEVARTALANGAIALGVATLDEAIALRAVTDAPILAWVTHRASDFDAALLAGIELAVPSVDHLDAITRAARTTRLAARVHLHLDTGMARDGAPREQWLTLAAAARRAERLGQIDVVGMMSHLGLGEKPGHPATAAAVTRFVEAEAVLRSVGLRPAIRHLAATAAALNEPAARFDLCRIGAGLYGIGAGLREAMTLTAPVVSVRDVPRGTPVGYGHSYVTDRATRLALIPLGYADGIPRIASGNASVLVRGRRTPLAGTVSMDQLVIDVGTLGVEAGDIVTVFGPGDDGEPTIADWARWSRTIPHEIMTGIGSRVVRSVA from the coding sequence ATGATCGCCCTCACCGCCAGCAGCAGCATGCTCACCGAGCCCCGACTCACCGTCGACCTCGACGCCGTAGGCCACAACACGCGCACCCTCGCCAGCAAAACCACACTCATGGCGGTGGTCAAGGCCGACGGGTTCGGCCATGGCGCAGCCGAGGTGGCGCGCACGGCGCTCGCAAACGGAGCGATAGCCCTCGGTGTCGCAACACTCGATGAGGCGATCGCCCTCCGAGCGGTCACCGACGCACCAATCCTCGCGTGGGTTACCCACCGCGCTAGCGACTTCGACGCCGCCCTTCTCGCCGGAATCGAGCTCGCCGTGCCGAGTGTCGACCACCTCGACGCCATCACCCGTGCGGCTCGAACCACCCGCCTGGCGGCCCGCGTCCACCTCCACCTGGACACCGGGATGGCGCGCGATGGCGCGCCGCGAGAGCAGTGGCTGACGCTCGCGGCGGCAGCACGGCGCGCGGAGCGGCTCGGGCAGATCGACGTCGTGGGGATGATGTCGCACCTGGGGCTCGGCGAGAAGCCGGGGCATCCGGCCACCGCCGCAGCGGTGACCCGCTTCGTCGAAGCCGAGGCGGTGCTGCGATCGGTGGGGCTTCGCCCGGCGATCCGCCACCTCGCCGCGACCGCAGCGGCCCTCAATGAACCCGCGGCGCGATTCGATCTCTGCCGCATCGGCGCTGGCCTCTACGGCATAGGCGCGGGCCTGCGCGAGGCGATGACCCTCACCGCTCCCGTCGTGAGTGTGCGCGATGTCCCTCGCGGAACCCCCGTCGGCTACGGCCACAGCTACGTGACCGACCGCGCAACACGCCTCGCCCTCATTCCCCTCGGTTACGCGGACGGCATCCCCCGCATCGCGTCCGGCAACGCGAGTGTTCTCGTGCGCGGTCGTCGCACACCTCTCGCGGGAACCGTCTCGATGGACCAACTCGTCATCGACGTTGGCACGCTCGGAGTCGAAGCGGGCGATATCGTCACCGTGTTCGGGCCGGGAGACGACGGTGAGCCGACCATCGCCGACTGGGCTCGATGGTCGCGCACGATTCCCCACGAGATCATGACCGGCATCGGCTCCCGCGTCGTGCGGAGCGTCGCGTGA
- a CDS encoding Fic family protein codes for MSEVVPVTPLTYVEDVWTVAHPEASRTVRQRENGPYLRPTVPAIAHLVLDLPGAVAASVDEATQELSRFDTYATTRLGDGELAPMSAILLRTESASSSHIEQITAGARQIALAELGESTAENANLIVRNTHAMEAALALADDLDETGILQLHSELLADKPEWAGQYRASLVWVGGSKYGPRGASHVGPSHDDVPALMSDLVTFLRRSDLPPLVQAAIAHAQLETIHPFSDGNGRAGRALVHAVLRHSGIVARATAPVSAGLLRDTEGYFDALTSYRAGDAAPIIETFAAASRFAARSGVELVDELHTQVLLSAESLEGIRSDAAAHRVIPLLVGQPIVTVKFLRDALRLPERAAFRAVETLMERGVLQERSGRARGRVYQHAGILGVLDDYAAELRRR; via the coding sequence ATGTCAGAAGTTGTCCCCGTGACACCACTCACCTACGTCGAGGACGTGTGGACGGTGGCCCACCCCGAAGCAAGCAGAACCGTACGCCAGCGGGAGAACGGCCCGTACCTCAGGCCCACTGTTCCCGCGATCGCTCACCTGGTTCTCGACCTCCCGGGCGCCGTAGCGGCGAGCGTCGACGAGGCCACCCAAGAGTTGTCGCGGTTCGACACGTACGCCACCACTCGCCTCGGCGACGGAGAACTCGCCCCTATGTCGGCAATCCTCCTGCGAACCGAGAGCGCTTCCTCATCCCATATCGAGCAGATCACCGCTGGCGCCCGACAGATCGCCCTCGCCGAGCTGGGCGAGTCCACTGCGGAGAACGCAAACCTCATCGTGCGCAACACCCACGCGATGGAGGCCGCCCTCGCACTCGCGGACGACCTCGATGAGACGGGCATCCTGCAGCTGCACTCGGAGCTACTCGCCGACAAGCCCGAGTGGGCCGGACAGTACCGCGCCTCGCTCGTCTGGGTCGGAGGCTCCAAGTACGGCCCTCGAGGCGCAAGTCACGTGGGGCCATCGCACGACGACGTCCCCGCGTTGATGTCGGATCTCGTCACCTTCCTCCGGCGCAGCGACCTGCCCCCTCTCGTTCAGGCGGCGATCGCCCATGCGCAACTCGAGACCATCCATCCCTTCTCGGACGGCAACGGGCGCGCAGGTCGAGCTCTGGTGCACGCGGTCCTACGTCACTCCGGCATCGTGGCGCGCGCCACAGCACCAGTGTCAGCAGGGCTTCTCCGCGACACGGAAGGCTACTTCGACGCACTGACGAGCTATCGCGCCGGTGACGCAGCACCGATCATCGAAACCTTCGCGGCAGCTTCCCGGTTCGCCGCCCGCAGCGGCGTTGAACTGGTCGACGAGTTGCACACGCAAGTGCTCCTATCGGCTGAGTCGCTCGAGGGAATCCGATCGGATGCTGCCGCGCACCGCGTCATCCCGCTGCTCGTCGGCCAGCCGATAGTGACAGTGAAATTCCTGCGAGACGCGCTGCGGCTTCCCGAGCGTGCCGCGTTCCGCGCTGTGGAGACCCTCATGGAACGCGGGGTGCTGCAAGAGAGGTCAGGTCGGGCCCGGGGCCGGGTTTACCAGCACGCGGGCATCCTTGGTGTCCTCGACGACTACGCGGCCGAGCTTCGCCGCCGCTAG
- a CDS encoding alpha/beta hydrolase family protein yields the protein MKRAIRFSDNDDFDFDIRTVIGSAVERAADIGEVLAATYGIAKGDHDAWFAAWDALAARTAATAASSAEAGHTVSAAEAYLRASNYYGVAVNAVSSLKESTELVPTFEKQKAAWEGFIDQSPAAERVEIPYEGSSLPGYFFSGGGGPTLVAVNGSDGSLASVWSMVGGPALRRGFNVLLFDGPGQQSQLFEHNVPFRFDWEAVLTPVVDYLLTRDDVEEGTLAVYGISQAGYWVTRAIAFEHRFAAAVVDPGVVDVSTSWTGHLPQSLLHVLDEGDTEKFDRDMAFGMKISAETGRTWEFRARPYGTEGYADTITEVRKYNATEVASQITTPLLILSPEDEQFWPGQAEQLAELTPGVSTLLRFTAAEGGAGHCEPLARGLVAQRVFDWLAGQLKESSPA from the coding sequence ATGAAGCGCGCCATCCGTTTTTCTGACAACGACGACTTCGATTTCGACATTCGCACGGTGATCGGCAGTGCCGTCGAACGCGCAGCCGATATCGGCGAGGTGCTCGCCGCGACGTACGGCATCGCCAAAGGCGACCACGATGCATGGTTTGCGGCGTGGGATGCCCTCGCCGCTCGCACCGCGGCGACCGCAGCGTCTTCTGCCGAGGCCGGCCACACGGTGAGCGCCGCGGAGGCCTACCTTCGCGCGAGCAACTACTACGGGGTCGCGGTGAACGCGGTCAGTTCGCTCAAGGAGTCGACCGAACTGGTGCCGACGTTTGAGAAACAGAAGGCCGCCTGGGAGGGTTTCATCGATCAGTCCCCGGCTGCCGAGCGTGTGGAGATCCCGTACGAGGGTTCGTCGCTGCCCGGGTACTTTTTCTCGGGCGGCGGCGGCCCCACCCTCGTGGCGGTCAATGGGAGCGACGGCTCGCTCGCGAGTGTGTGGTCCATGGTGGGAGGCCCAGCGCTGCGCCGCGGCTTCAACGTTCTCCTCTTCGATGGACCCGGCCAGCAGTCGCAGCTCTTCGAACACAATGTCCCCTTCCGGTTCGACTGGGAGGCCGTGCTCACCCCGGTCGTGGACTACCTCCTGACACGCGACGACGTGGAGGAGGGCACCCTCGCCGTGTACGGGATCAGTCAGGCCGGCTACTGGGTAACGCGGGCGATCGCCTTCGAGCATCGGTTCGCCGCGGCGGTCGTCGACCCGGGAGTGGTGGATGTCTCCACATCCTGGACGGGTCACCTCCCGCAGAGCCTGCTCCACGTGCTCGACGAGGGTGACACCGAGAAGTTCGACCGCGACATGGCGTTCGGCATGAAGATATCGGCCGAGACCGGTCGCACGTGGGAGTTCCGCGCGCGGCCGTACGGCACGGAGGGCTACGCCGACACGATCACCGAGGTGCGCAAATACAACGCCACCGAAGTCGCCTCCCAGATCACCACGCCCCTCCTCATCCTCTCCCCCGAGGACGAACAGTTCTGGCCCGGCCAGGCGGAGCAACTCGCCGAACTCACCCCAGGTGTGTCCACCCTGCTGAGGTTCACCGCAGCGGAGGGAGGCGCCGGGCACTGTGAGCCGCTCGCGCGGGGTCTCGTGGCGCAGCGCGTGTTCGATTGGCTAGCGGGCCAGCTCAAGGAGTCGTCGCCCGCCTAG
- a CDS encoding glycine-rich domain-containing protein, producing the protein MNVRKTSAAFAAVATAGASSFFLGATPAMAAPGEPCLDGVLVEPGICELSYTDGVENVFTPTAEMTQLEVLLVGAGGSGADQPEVNTAGYAAAGGGGQVTYIDFSGSTDEIDIAVAAAGGSISTADNGSIADSAANGSDALTTEGSNIGGNSGDNEYEGYSGTLAGGGGAGGDADVANGGDGVIVSSLVAPGSLFENDDRCFGGGGAAGSATAQGFPGCGGGGPIDALGTGLVAAVPNSGGGGGGLTTTQSAELRAGADGVVLVRWNAAPVTLTFDVRGKGVAPAAQEVIPGFAPTAPVAPKAAGFEFKGWFADAALTVPVDFSTPLTESTTYYASWAPTLAATGSTTDAASLPIALGILAAGAGLVVAATARKRRQS; encoded by the coding sequence ATGAACGTTCGCAAGACTTCCGCCGCCTTCGCGGCCGTCGCCACCGCCGGCGCATCCAGCTTCTTCCTCGGGGCCACCCCGGCCATGGCAGCCCCCGGTGAGCCATGTCTCGATGGCGTGCTCGTCGAGCCCGGTATCTGTGAGCTCAGCTACACGGACGGCGTGGAGAACGTCTTCACACCGACCGCTGAGATGACCCAGCTCGAAGTTCTCCTGGTGGGAGCCGGAGGTTCGGGTGCCGACCAGCCCGAGGTCAACACGGCAGGCTACGCGGCCGCCGGTGGCGGTGGACAGGTCACCTACATCGACTTCAGCGGTTCGACCGACGAGATCGACATCGCCGTGGCCGCGGCGGGCGGCAGCATCAGCACCGCCGACAACGGCTCGATCGCCGATTCGGCAGCCAACGGCTCGGATGCGCTGACTACCGAGGGCTCCAACATTGGTGGCAACAGCGGTGACAACGAGTACGAGGGTTACTCGGGCACTCTTGCTGGTGGTGGCGGAGCTGGCGGTGACGCCGACGTCGCCAACGGTGGCGATGGCGTCATCGTGAGTTCGCTCGTTGCACCCGGATCACTTTTCGAGAACGACGACCGTTGCTTCGGTGGCGGTGGCGCCGCCGGCTCGGCAACCGCACAGGGCTTCCCCGGCTGCGGTGGCGGCGGCCCTATCGACGCACTGGGCACCGGCCTCGTCGCGGCGGTACCCAACAGCGGTGGCGGTGGTGGGGGCCTCACCACCACGCAGTCCGCGGAGCTCCGCGCGGGCGCCGACGGTGTCGTGCTCGTGCGCTGGAACGCGGCGCCCGTCACCCTCACGTTCGACGTGCGCGGCAAGGGTGTCGCCCCCGCAGCCCAGGAGGTCATCCCCGGCTTCGCTCCGACTGCTCCCGTTGCACCGAAGGCTGCCGGCTTCGAGTTCAAGGGCTGGTTCGCGGATGCCGCGCTCACCGTCCCCGTCGACTTCAGCACCCCGCTCACCGAGTCGACCACCTACTACGCCTCGTGGGCTCCCACCCTCGCCGCGACCGGTTCGACGACGGATGCCGCAAGCCTCCCGATCGCCCTCGGCATTCTCGCCGCGGGGGCCGGCCTCGTCGTCGCCGCCACCGCACGCAAGCGTCGCCAGAGCTAG